A window from Patescibacteria group bacterium encodes these proteins:
- a CDS encoding DUF87 domain-containing protein, with the protein MAFKPQQLGATGAVQPPRQPDPADRRKLAEAEKIATEKQLLEEERIYRKGVVSIKDVIAPAGMKIDPTFLVLGETFVRTIFVVTYPRYVTLGWFAPIINMNTTLDVAMFFYPVRADIILKQLKKKVGALEAQILSDSEKGAPRDPIRETALRDIEDLRDSLSQGTEHFFQFALYVTIYAKDKTQLDKLSEDVETLFGGKLIYTKRVFYTSEQGFNSTMPLGNDELMITFNMNSSPIASSFPFISADLTSDNGILFGINRHNNSLILFDRFSMQNANYIVFATSGAGKSYAVKLEILRSLMLNTEVIVIDPEMEYKHLSDAVGGTYINISLASDAKINPFDLPRAISSEVSTEDIIRSAVITVKGLLRIMLGNVTPQEDSVLDRALLETYAKKDITPDADLATVEMPIMQDFQQVLEGMEGTADLVIRIKKYTEGTFSGLFNSPTTVAMNNILVTFCVRDLEDELRPLAIYAIVNYIWNVVRAERKKRILVIDEAWWLMQNEDSAKFIFALVKRCRKYYLGVTTITQDVNDFLRSPFGQAIVTNSAMQLLLKQSPAAVDNLQKTFMLTEGEKFLLLEGGVGEGIFFAGNKHAAIKVVASYTEDQVVTTNPQQLLEIEAAKKEYEAKLAEAEGNK; encoded by the coding sequence ATGGCTTTCAAACCGCAACAACTAGGCGCGACCGGAGCGGTCCAGCCGCCTCGCCAGCCGGATCCGGCCGATCGCCGGAAGCTCGCCGAGGCTGAGAAGATCGCGACCGAGAAACAACTGCTCGAGGAGGAGCGCATCTATCGCAAAGGCGTCGTCTCCATCAAGGATGTCATCGCTCCGGCCGGGATGAAGATCGATCCGACCTTCCTGGTCCTCGGCGAGACTTTCGTCCGGACCATCTTCGTCGTGACCTACCCGCGCTACGTGACCCTCGGCTGGTTCGCGCCGATCATCAACATGAACACGACGCTCGACGTCGCCATGTTCTTTTATCCGGTCCGCGCGGACATCATCCTGAAGCAGCTCAAAAAGAAGGTCGGCGCGCTCGAAGCGCAGATCCTGTCGGATTCCGAGAAAGGCGCGCCCCGCGATCCGATCCGCGAGACCGCGCTCCGCGACATCGAGGATCTCCGCGACTCGCTCTCGCAGGGCACCGAGCATTTCTTCCAGTTCGCGCTTTACGTCACCATCTACGCCAAGGACAAGACTCAGCTCGACAAGCTTTCCGAGGATGTGGAGACGCTCTTCGGCGGCAAATTGATCTATACCAAGCGGGTTTTCTACACTTCGGAGCAGGGGTTCAACTCGACCATGCCGCTCGGGAACGACGAGCTCATGATCACTTTCAACATGAACTCCAGTCCGATCGCTTCCTCGTTCCCGTTCATCTCCGCGGACCTTACCTCGGACAACGGCATCCTGTTCGGCATCAACCGCCACAACAACAGCCTGATCCTGTTCGACCGCTTCTCGATGCAGAACGCGAACTACATCGTCTTCGCCACCTCCGGCGCCGGCAAGAGCTACGCCGTGAAACTCGAGATCCTGCGGTCGCTCATGCTCAACACCGAGGTCATCGTCATTGACCCGGAAATGGAGTACAAGCATTTGTCTGACGCCGTCGGCGGCACTTACATCAATATCTCGCTGGCCTCCGACGCCAAGATCAATCCGTTCGATCTGCCGCGCGCCATCAGCAGCGAAGTGTCGACCGAGGACATCATCCGGAGCGCGGTCATCACCGTGAAGGGCCTGCTGCGCATCATGCTCGGCAACGTGACGCCTCAGGAAGATTCCGTCCTGGATCGCGCTTTGCTTGAGACCTACGCCAAGAAGGACATCACGCCGGACGCGGACCTGGCCACGGTCGAGATGCCGATCATGCAGGATTTCCAGCAGGTGCTCGAGGGCATGGAGGGGACGGCCGATCTCGTCATCCGCATCAAGAAATACACCGAAGGCACTTTCTCCGGCCTGTTCAATTCCCCGACCACGGTCGCGATGAACAACATCCTCGTGACCTTCTGCGTGCGCGACCTCGAGGACGAGCTACGGCCGCTCGCGATCTACGCCATCGTCAATTACATCTGGAACGTCGTCCGCGCGGAACGGAAGAAGCGCATCCTCGTCATCGACGAGGCTTGGTGGCTCATGCAGAACGAGGATTCCGCGAAATTCATCTTCGCTCTCGTCAAACGCTGCCGCAAGTATTATCTCGGCGTCACGACCATCACCCAGGACGTCAACGACTTCCTGCGCTCGCCGTTCGGCCAGGCGATCGTCACGAATTCCGCCATGCAGCTCCTGCTGAAACAGTCGCCGGCTGCGGTCGATAATCTGCAGAAGACTTTCATGCTCACGGAGGGCGAGAAGTTCCTGCTGCTCGAGGGTGGCGTGGGCGAGGGGATCTTCTTCGCCGGCAACAAGCACGCGGCGATCAAGGTCGTCGCTTCCTATACCGAGGACCAGGTCGTCACCACGAACCCGCAACAGCTTCTCGAGATCGAAGCGGCCAAGAAAGAATACGAGGCTAAGTTGGCGGAAGCGGAAGGCAACAAATAA
- a CDS encoding TraC family protein, whose amino-acid sequence MQSQKLAGPKPGPATQRYIDIAEIKEDIVIMRDGTLRAVIMVASINFALKSEDEQNAVIAQYVAFLNSLEYPLQIVIQSRRLNIDKYLERLQAAEREQQNDLLRMQISEYRAFIKELIDLGQIMQKQFFVVVPYNPLSDKRKGFFAQLQDAISPALSVRLAEKRFQERKQQLMLRVEHMQSALNSMGLKSQQLDTQSLIELYYRVYNPETFDSEKMSDTDKLRVSDNASTV is encoded by the coding sequence ATGCAGTCCCAGAAATTGGCCGGTCCGAAACCGGGTCCGGCCACCCAGCGTTACATCGACATTGCCGAGATCAAGGAGGACATCGTCATCATGCGCGATGGCACGCTTCGGGCCGTCATCATGGTCGCCAGCATCAATTTCGCCCTCAAATCCGAGGACGAGCAGAACGCGGTCATCGCCCAGTACGTCGCTTTCCTGAACTCGCTCGAGTATCCGCTGCAGATCGTCATCCAGTCGCGGCGCCTGAACATCGACAAATATCTGGAACGCCTGCAGGCGGCCGAACGGGAACAGCAGAACGACCTGCTACGGATGCAGATCTCCGAATACCGCGCGTTCATCAAGGAACTCATCGATCTCGGACAGATCATGCAGAAGCAGTTCTTCGTGGTCGTGCCGTACAATCCGCTGTCCGACAAGCGCAAGGGATTTTTCGCGCAGCTGCAGGACGCGATCTCGCCCGCGCTGTCCGTGCGGCTCGCCGAGAAGCGTTTCCAGGAGCGCAAACAGCAGCTGATGCTCCGCGTCGAGCATATGCAGAGCGCGCTGAACAGCATGGGCCTGAAATCCCAACAGCTCGACACCCAGAGCCTCATCGAGCTCTATTATCGGGTCTATAATCCGGAAACTTTCGATTCCGAGAAGATGAGCGACACCGATAAATTGCGCGTGAGCGATAACGCGTCCACGGTCTGA
- a CDS encoding PrgI family protein — MEDVMKYTVPQFIEVEDKIIGPVTTRQFVILLAMAFFQFLAYKLFDFSLFLVVAIALLLIGGTLAFFRVNGQPFHFFLLNLVQTLRRPALRAWDKNLTDAELNFIVRVPPPLPPKKRIYKEALGTTKLNELSLIVNTGGVYNPED; from the coding sequence ATGGAAGACGTCATGAAGTACACCGTGCCGCAATTCATCGAGGTGGAGGATAAGATCATCGGGCCGGTCACTACGCGCCAATTCGTGATCCTGCTCGCAATGGCGTTTTTTCAGTTCCTGGCCTACAAGCTCTTCGATTTCAGCCTGTTCCTGGTCGTGGCCATCGCCCTGCTTCTCATCGGCGGCACCCTGGCTTTTTTCCGGGTCAACGGCCAACCGTTCCATTTTTTTCTGCTCAATCTGGTCCAGACGCTGCGGCGGCCGGCTCTGCGGGCCTGGGACAAGAACCTGACCGATGCCGAGTTGAATTTCATCGTCAGGGTTCCGCCGCCCCTGCCGCCCAAAAAGAGGATCTACAAGGAGGCGCTGGGCACGACCAAGCTGAACGAACTGTCGCTCATCGTGAACACGGGCGGCGTCTATAATCCGGAAGACTAG